The Tautonia marina genome has a window encoding:
- a CDS encoding sugar phosphate isomerase/epimerase family protein has product MWPALSLRMLGLRFDAHVAIELAARFRFQGVELLIRDLVEQNKDVAVLASMMDDLGLRGGSWPLPVDWKGESDLFRRDLSLLPSFARIAAQLGLNRTGTWVLPEILDPGLLEQEQPREAAVAWHLERLVPIATILSDHGHRFGLEAIGVSSFQTGRGLRFIDRLEALRPLLRMLRDRGCDVGVTVDSFHLYAAMESPEIVRQFDPEEIVSVHVSDVLDKTSHDLTMLQDNQRSLPSTAGPVPNRSLLQSLAERGYSGPVFPEPVVEGGVSEMMLGPLADQEAVVRLAAEALQSIWPRDSS; this is encoded by the coding sequence ATGTGGCCTGCGCTCAGTCTCCGAATGCTTGGGTTGCGGTTCGATGCCCACGTTGCAATCGAGCTCGCGGCGCGATTCAGATTCCAAGGGGTCGAACTGCTGATCCGGGATCTCGTCGAGCAGAACAAAGACGTGGCTGTCCTGGCCTCGATGATGGACGATCTCGGCCTTCGGGGAGGCAGCTGGCCCTTACCCGTCGATTGGAAGGGGGAATCGGATCTGTTTCGACGGGATCTTTCTCTGCTGCCCTCCTTCGCCCGAATTGCTGCACAACTGGGCCTGAACCGAACCGGCACCTGGGTGCTTCCGGAAATCCTCGATCCTGGCCTGCTCGAACAGGAGCAACCGAGGGAGGCCGCAGTTGCCTGGCATCTGGAACGCCTGGTCCCGATCGCGACGATCTTGAGCGATCACGGACATCGGTTTGGCCTGGAGGCCATCGGGGTTTCCTCGTTCCAGACAGGACGGGGGCTTCGATTTATCGACCGGCTTGAAGCGCTTCGCCCGCTGCTTCGCATGCTTCGTGATCGAGGATGCGATGTGGGAGTGACGGTCGATTCGTTCCACCTGTACGCTGCCATGGAATCGCCCGAGATCGTCCGGCAATTTGATCCGGAGGAGATTGTCTCGGTCCACGTCAGCGATGTTCTCGACAAGACGTCACACGATCTGACGATGCTTCAAGACAATCAGCGCAGTCTCCCAAGCACGGCAGGACCCGTGCCCAACCGTTCGCTCCTTCAGAGCCTCGCGGAACGTGGATATTCTGGTCCCGTTTTCCCCGAGCCTGTTGTTGAGGGAGGAGTCAGTGAGATGATGCTCGGCCCGCTGGCGGATCAGGAGGCGGTCGTTCGATTGGCCGCTGAGGCACTTCAATCAATCTGGCCGCGCGATTCTTCGTGA
- a CDS encoding glycosyl hydrolase — MLTSWIEAAASGRLGGPIRAGMWGTVVLGSHPADHDETQCWLELIVDEESLGLLPAYWLEDRGVNSLWHAPIPPQRIGSRLRYRPIAIREGEPPAEGSWREFQVRPNLPALTESSEPLTIGLVGNRHMTARVDERAATFDLFFPTVGLHSNVRPAEGDLSNSRSHFRTIVGGLALGSRLDWFAERMSWDASQHYRPETNLLETEFRWRRGPVRVIAVDFAAMGPDFPRTGGGLESRGQYIKRFRILNESTESLSAMFGLYVHAEVNGGIGEPSLSWQDSGHCLLAANRGHGHANRKLARDATVEFAIGLDDRGPVDCEPTGPSEAIIFRNLELLPGSEVCVDVLISGAFTGWRGDQGTFEHWLRPALDWFRSVDLNRVEHSAAAEWVGVVQSLPMVESSRPGHAEVLRRSALSALLHCDSDHGSIAAGFDRGINAYCWPRDAIWATTAMDRLGMPEVAERFFDWLGRVRGRTQVNQAWFMKYTLDGLPEWETPAIDQTALVSWALEQHVRRTGNLELARKHWPLVERMASVCLHGDGHPGLKWCEDLALFSSAGLWETRFGAYLSSNACVVAGLQAAVRLARLLDPPSATDLIEQWEERADRIWNVGILGEGDQREQPGLVDPQSGRFLEGRRISTRLGFWSDQPGSCVERSAALDIGVLGLAVPLNLLEASDPRLRRTAGAMLVHNVNRADPGGLTRWAPDPIRLDETSLAPGDSQRETPSCLATLWMARYLIRLARETGESRHCAQAVEFLDRMIARLGPLGLSLRPGPRSNPFSSSLARYFQGVWGLHTMLIDTILDLVELDYDAIDRRLSLRPVLPPSWPRIGITRNFPCGRVGFRYERPVGGRAHRLLLSGRLEHAIRLDVELSCPGLGSLGPWSSRPSIPPPPLNLATGRLAWSILLPPGELDAEWAWGDDGGEWISAV, encoded by the coding sequence ATGCTGACGTCCTGGATCGAGGCGGCGGCGAGTGGGCGACTCGGTGGTCCGATCCGGGCCGGGATGTGGGGCACGGTGGTGCTGGGGTCGCACCCGGCCGACCATGACGAAACCCAATGCTGGCTGGAACTGATCGTTGATGAGGAGTCGCTTGGCCTGCTTCCCGCCTACTGGCTTGAAGACCGGGGGGTCAATAGCCTTTGGCATGCCCCCATCCCTCCACAGCGGATCGGTTCCCGACTGCGCTACCGTCCGATCGCAATTCGGGAGGGAGAACCTCCGGCAGAAGGTTCCTGGCGAGAATTCCAGGTCCGACCGAATCTGCCGGCTCTCACCGAGTCATCCGAGCCGCTCACGATCGGACTGGTCGGCAATCGCCACATGACTGCCCGTGTCGACGAACGGGCGGCCACCTTCGACCTGTTCTTCCCGACCGTGGGCCTGCACTCCAATGTTCGGCCAGCCGAGGGTGATTTATCGAACAGCCGCTCCCATTTCCGGACAATCGTCGGTGGACTCGCCCTTGGTTCGCGGCTCGACTGGTTCGCCGAGCGTATGAGCTGGGACGCGTCTCAACACTATCGCCCCGAGACGAATCTCCTCGAAACCGAGTTTCGATGGCGTCGCGGCCCTGTTCGGGTCATTGCGGTTGACTTTGCCGCCATGGGTCCGGACTTTCCTCGGACCGGCGGGGGACTGGAATCGAGAGGCCAGTACATCAAACGCTTCCGGATTCTCAACGAGAGTACCGAGTCCCTCTCTGCGATGTTCGGGCTTTATGTCCATGCCGAGGTCAACGGAGGGATCGGCGAGCCAAGCCTTAGCTGGCAAGATTCCGGCCATTGCCTCCTTGCCGCGAACCGAGGGCACGGACACGCCAACCGCAAACTTGCCCGGGATGCCACGGTTGAGTTCGCCATTGGTCTCGATGACCGCGGCCCAGTCGATTGCGAGCCGACAGGGCCGAGCGAAGCCATCATTTTCCGCAACCTGGAGCTTCTCCCAGGAAGTGAAGTCTGTGTCGATGTTCTGATCAGTGGTGCCTTCACCGGCTGGCGGGGCGATCAAGGAACGTTCGAACACTGGCTTCGACCCGCACTGGATTGGTTTCGCTCAGTCGACCTGAACCGGGTCGAACACTCGGCCGCTGCCGAATGGGTCGGGGTCGTTCAGTCCCTTCCAATGGTCGAATCCTCCCGACCTGGGCATGCCGAGGTGCTGCGCCGATCAGCCCTGTCGGCCCTGCTCCACTGTGATTCGGACCACGGTTCCATCGCTGCCGGATTTGACCGGGGCATCAATGCGTACTGCTGGCCTCGCGATGCCATCTGGGCCACCACTGCCATGGACCGTCTTGGGATGCCCGAGGTGGCAGAACGGTTCTTCGATTGGCTTGGACGCGTCCGAGGGCGCACGCAGGTCAATCAGGCCTGGTTCATGAAGTACACGCTCGATGGCCTACCGGAATGGGAAACCCCCGCGATTGATCAGACTGCACTGGTTTCATGGGCCCTGGAACAGCATGTGCGCCGGACCGGAAATCTCGAACTGGCCCGAAAACACTGGCCGCTGGTCGAACGGATGGCCAGTGTCTGTCTTCATGGGGATGGCCACCCGGGCTTGAAATGGTGCGAGGATCTCGCACTGTTCAGCTCGGCCGGACTCTGGGAAACCCGCTTCGGCGCCTACCTGTCGAGCAATGCCTGCGTGGTCGCCGGTCTCCAGGCGGCGGTACGATTGGCCCGGCTGCTCGATCCCCCTTCGGCGACCGATCTCATCGAACAGTGGGAGGAACGGGCGGATCGGATCTGGAACGTAGGGATTCTTGGGGAAGGGGATCAACGGGAGCAACCCGGCCTGGTCGACCCCCAAAGCGGTCGATTCCTGGAAGGCCGACGGATCTCGACTCGCCTGGGATTCTGGTCGGATCAACCCGGCTCCTGTGTTGAGCGTTCGGCCGCGCTTGATATCGGGGTTCTCGGTCTGGCCGTTCCGCTCAACCTTCTGGAGGCCTCCGATCCGCGACTCCGCCGAACGGCCGGAGCCATGCTGGTGCACAACGTCAACCGAGCCGACCCGGGTGGCCTGACGCGATGGGCTCCTGACCCGATCCGGCTCGACGAAACCTCACTCGCCCCCGGTGATTCTCAGCGCGAAACTCCTTCGTGCCTTGCCACGCTCTGGATGGCTCGCTATCTCATTCGACTGGCACGCGAGACGGGAGAATCGAGGCACTGCGCGCAGGCCGTCGAATTCCTGGATCGAATGATCGCTCGACTCGGACCGCTTGGTCTCAGTCTTCGTCCCGGTCCGCGTTCCAACCCGTTTTCTAGCAGCCTCGCCCGCTACTTTCAGGGGGTCTGGGGGCTGCACACCATGCTGATCGACACCATTCTGGATCTCGTTGAACTCGACTATGACGCCATCGACCGGCGCTTATCGTTAAGACCCGTCCTTCCCCCAAGCTGGCCGCGCATTGGCATCACCCGCAACTTTCCCTGTGGCCGCGTTGGATTCAGGTACGAACGTCCAGTCGGGGGCCGAGCGCACCGGCTCTTGCTCTCGGGTCGTCTGGAACACGCAATCCGGCTGGATGTCGAACTGTCGTGTCCGGGTCTGGGAAGCCTCGGCCCGTGGTCTTCTCGGCCTTCGATCCCGCCCCCTCCGCTCAACCTGGCTACGGGTCGGCTCGCCTGGTCGATCCTGCTCCCCCCGGGAGAACTCGACGCCGAATGGGCGTGGGGTGATGACGGCGGAGAGTGGATCTCCGCGGTCTGA